The following proteins are encoded in a genomic region of Castor canadensis chromosome 19, mCasCan1.hap1v2, whole genome shotgun sequence:
- the Lysmd4 gene encoding LOW QUALITY PROTEIN: lysM and putative peptidoglycan-binding domain-containing protein 4 (The sequence of the model RefSeq protein was modified relative to this genomic sequence to represent the inferred CDS: inserted 1 base in 1 codon) produces MRQKEMLTKTFQGPAAVCRTPRSHVYMFHNGSGDSEESSEEESHCVVLRPRGKERQKNSGHHPHQPEVVLLQRELAQEDNLNKLALQYGCKVADIKKANNFIREQDLYALKSIKIPVKNHGVLTESHKELKPLPGPSSDTRVTFVELPDVDIAAAGVDSDTQDSQLTDFFKGIDQNIERAVQSEIFLSESCCVETPDEPLLPAPPKTPVDGADCGLQWWNAVFIMLLIGIVLPVFYLVYFKIQATGETPDTFNTTGVPSGSIALSVGPGQAPRVAIPVPXLTSSDSQLSQTTQAGN; encoded by the exons ATGAGACAGAAGGAAATGTTAACCAAGACCTTCCAAGGCCCAGCTGCTGTCTGTAGAACTCCGAGAAGCCATGTTTACATGTTCCACAATGGCAGTGGGGATTCGGAGGAGTCCTCTGAAGAAGAGTCACATTGCGTGGTTTTACGGCCCCGGGGCAAGGAGCGGCAGAAGAACAGTGGCCACCATCCTCACCAGCCCGAAGTGGTGCTGCTGCAGCGTGAGCTGGCCCAGGAGGACAACCTCAACAAGCTGGCTCTTCAGTATGGCTGCAAA GTCGCAGATATCAAGAAAGCCAACAATTTCATCAGAGAACAAGACTTGTATGCCTTGAAATCTATTAAGATTCCAGTGAAAAACCATGGAGTCCTAACAGAGAGCCACAAAGAACTGAAACCCCTCCCAGGCCCATCCTCAGACACCAGAGTGACCTTCGTGGAACTGCCAGATGTAGACATAGCAGCTGCTGGTGTAGACTCGGACACACAGGACAGCCAGCTGACAGATTTCTTCAAGGGGATTGACCAGAACATTGAGCGTGCAGTGCAGTCGGAGATCTTCCTAAGTGAGAGCTGCTGCGTGGAGACCCCGGATGAGCCGCTACTTCCAGCACCTCCCAAGACGCCAGTAGACGGGGCAGACTGCGGGCTGCAATGGTGGAATGCTGTCTTCATCATGCTTCTGATTGGGATTGTGTTGCCAGTGTTTTATTTGGTCTACTTTAAGATCCAAGCTACAGGGGAAACCCCTGATACCTTCAACACAACTGGTGTCCCCAGTGGCTCCATAGCATTGAGTGTGGGTCCAGGGCAAGCCCCCAGGGTGGCGATTCCAGTGC CCCTAACCTCTTCAGACAGCCAGCTCAGCCAGACCACGCAGGCTGGGAACTAA